The following proteins are encoded in a genomic region of Elgaria multicarinata webbii isolate HBS135686 ecotype San Diego chromosome 16, rElgMul1.1.pri, whole genome shotgun sequence:
- the BLM gene encoding recQ-like DNA helicase BLM isoform X2 — protein MGIKVIPATYLTGDKTDAEASRIYMQLSKKDPIIKLLYVTPEKVCSSGRLMSTLENLYERQLLARFVIDEAHCVSQWGHDFRQDYKRLNMLRKKFFSIPMMALTATANPRVQKDILNQLEMLKPQVFSMSFNRHNLKYDVLPKKPKSVALDCLQWIRKYHPHDSGIIYCLSRYECDSVANILQKAGLSALAYHAGLPDNIRVLVQQKWINQDGCQIICATIAFGMGIDKPDVRFVIHASLPKSIEGYYQESGRAGRDGEISHCLLFYSYSDVTRLRRLILMEKDGNSHTRQTHFNNLYSMVHYCENVVECRRIQLLAYFGETGFNSQFCKEYHEVSCDNCCKQQDYKLRNVTEEVRNIVRFVQEHCGGKGKRSTKSNLGKYTLNMMIDIFLGTKSAKIQSGMFGKGAAYSRHNAERLFRKLVLDKILDEDLYITANDQAVAYVQIGEKAHAVLNGSLQVEFCETESASSIRKQRASVTKMSQREEIVKKCLSDLTDVCKNLGKVFDIHYFNIFNTATLKRIAETLSSDSAVLLQIDGVTEDKLEKYGAEIIEVMQKYSGWTLPVENKSLPTMDADVTRGYNVNEAEEEMCTTSGYFQNKANKGRKRKKPQLFRDSKKKKTGPGAQQAHSKGGYKFCRKISSSNSKGCTFDLPPVKLGIGKRPGIMAPPKPQSRQYLKPSYSLL, from the exons atgggcataaaAGTG ATTCCAGCTACGTACCTGACTGGTGATAAGACTGATGCTGAAGCATCCAGAATCTATATGCAGCTGTCAAAGAAAGATCCCATCATAAAACTTCTCTACGTTACTCCAGAGAAG GTTTGCTCAAGTGGCCGGCTGATGTCAACTCTGGAAAATCTATATGAGCGGCAGCTGTTGGCACGATTTGTGATTGATGAGGCACACTGTGTCAGCCAG TGGGGCCATGACTTTCGTCAAGACTACAAGCGTCTGAACATGCTTCGTAAGAAATTCTTCTCCATTCCTATGATGGCTCTTACTGCCACTGCAAACCCAAGGGTGCAAAAGGACATCCTAAATCAACTGGAGATGCTTAAGCCACAGGT gtTTAGTATGAGCTTTAACAGGCACAACTTGAAATACGACGTTTTGCCAAAAAAGCCTAAAAGCGTTGCTTTGGACTGCTTGCAATGGATCAGAAAATACCATCCGC ATGACTCTGGAATAATTTATTGTCTCTCACGTTATGAATGTGACTCAGTTGCCAACATTTTGCAGAAAGCTGGCCTTTCTGCACTTGCTTATCACGCTGGTCTTCCTGACAACATCAGAGTTCTTGTGCAGCAAAAGTGGATTAATCAGGATGGATGTCAG ATTATATGCGCCACCATTGCTTTTGGAATGGGGATTGATAAACCTGATGTGCGCTTTGTGATCCATGCTTCTCTCCCTAAGTCAATTGAAGGTTACTATCAAGAGTCAGGCAGAGCTGGGCGTGATGGAGAAATCTCTCATTGCCTGCTTTTCTACAGCTATAGTGACGTCACCAGGCTGAGAAGGCTCATTCTAA TGGAAAAAGATGGCAACAGCCATACACGGCAGACCCATTTTAACAACCTCTACAGCATGGTCCATTACTGTGAAAATGTAGTGGAGTGCCGGAGAATACAATTGCTAGCCTATTTTGGAGAAACTGGCTTTAATTCTCAGTTTTGTAAGGAATACCATGAAGTCAGTTGTGACAACTGCTGCAAACAACAG gattataAATTGAGGAATGTGACTGAAGAAGTGAGAAACATTGTTAGGTTTGTTCAGGAGCATTGTGGTGGAAAGGGCAAAAGAAGTACGAAGAGCAACCTAGGGAAATATACACTGAATATGATGATTGACATTTTCTTGG GTACAAAAAGCGCCAAGATTCAGTCTGGCATGTTTGGCAAGGGAGCAGCCTACTCACGCCATAATGCTGAGCGACTCTTTAGAAAGCTAGTATTGGACAAGATTCTGGATGAAGACCTGTACATCACTGCTAACGATCAAGCAGTAGCATACGTTCAGATAGGGGAAAAGGCTCATGCTGTGCTAAATGGTTCTCTACAG GTAGAATTCTGTGAAACTGAAAGTGCCAGCAGCATTCGCAAGCAAAGGGCCTCAGTGACCAAGATGTCCCAGCGGGAAGAGATAGTTAAGAAATGTCTCTCAGATCTGAcagatgtctgcaaaaatcttgGGAAAGTGTTTGACATCCATTACTTCAATATTTTTAACACCGCCACACTTAAAAGAATTGCGG AGACGTTATCTTCGGACTCCGCAGTTTTGCTTCAGATTGATGGGGTTACAGAGGACAAGTTAGAGAAATATGGAGCCGAAATAATTGAGGTGATGCAGAAGTACTCTGGATGGACACTGCCAG TGGAAAACAAATCTCTCCCAACCATGGATGCTGATGTCACAAGAGGTTACAATGTTAATGAAGCAGAGGAGGAGATGTGCACAACATCTGGCTATTTCCAAAATAAAGCCaacaaaggaagaaagagaaaaaagccaCAGTTATTCAGAgactcaaagaagaagaaaactggtCCCGGCGCCCAGCAGGCTCATTCCAAGGG GGGTTACAAATTCTGCAGAAAGATATCATCATCCAACTCCAAAGGTTGTACATTTGACCTTCCTCCAGTCAAGCTAGGAATTGGCAAAAGGCCTGGAATTATGGCACCGCCAAAACCCCAAAGCAGACAATACCTTAAACCGTCTTATTCGCTTTTGTAA
- the WDR76 gene encoding WD repeat-containing protein 76, producing the protein MAPAPKAEEEEEEAARRRQAQERTPKENLNTCLPECSFKSKTLVKQVRILLTPVSVISEEHNRRRPQKRLLEQFSSAEESLNKEPKFKKACNNSSGLQTRAVMSKASPSHAEVLFNTKSDLHPSVLGAINSDLENDVDPESVKKDDDESTQLSAYEKKRLKNITENANFFASLKLFESAARLRKMTIKGQPCERKKVKPSKAETETTCRRSMRLQRVDPLGIPLPETQAQPELSVEEHPRLPPGPLQMIPADQDQGTELTEGFLNMWAKISQVKPKKIEKTTCNLESYKARLCGMILREDSVAKVVKNRIYSVAIHPSESRTLVAAGDKWGQIGLWDLDCKLEDGIHVFTLHTQPVSCMNFSSFNPAHLLSLSHDGTLRCGDVTRAVFDEVYRNEQYSLSSFDFLADDASTLIVGMWDGEVAVVDQRTPGNSSELSADLNSKTRTVHVHPVSRNYFITAGARDVGIYDVRHLKKSGGRPVVSLTGHTKSVASAYFSPLTGNRVVTTCADDTLRVFGTNCLTSLAPILTTIRHNSNTGRWLTRFRAIWDPKRDDCFVVGSMSRPRQIQAFHAMGELVHSFSSEDHLASVCSVSACHPSRYILAGGNSSGRLHVFKE; encoded by the exons ATGGCTCCGGCGCCCAAggccgaggaggaggaagaggaggcggcgcGCAGGCGGCAGGCGCAG GAGAGAACACCCAAAGAAAATTTGAACACATGTCTTCCAGAATGTTCTTTCAAAAGCAAGACTTTGGTAAAACAAGTGAGAATTCTTCTCACACCTGTGTCGGTCATCTCAGAAGAACACAACAGGCGTAGGCCTCAGAAACGCTTGTTAGAGCAATTTTCTAGCGCTGAAGAATCTTTAAATAAAGAACCAAAATTCAAGAAAGCCTGTAACAATTCTTCAGGCCTGCAAACCAGGGCGGTAATGTCTAAGGCTTCTCCCAGTCATGCTGAGGTACTCTTCAACACAAAATCTGACCTACATCCTTCAGTTCTAGGAGCCATCAATAGTGATTTGGAGAATGATGTAGATCCTGAGAGTGTTAAAAAGGAT GATGATGAATCAACACAGCTATCAGCTTATGAAAAAAAGAGACTGAAGAACATAACAGAAAATGCAAATTTCTTTGCTTCTCTAAAATTATTTGAG TCAGCTGCAAGACTTCGTAAAATGACAATCAAAGGGCAGCCTTGTGAAAGAAAAAA AGTTAAACCTTCAAAGGCAGAAACTGAGACAACTTGTCGAAGATCCATGCGCTTGCAGAGAGTAGATCCACTGGGCATTCCCTTGCCAGAAACACAAGCACAGCCAGAACTTTCAGTTGAAGAGCAT CCCCGTTTGCCACCTGGGCCTCTCCAGATGATACCTGCAGATCAAGATCAGGGAACTGAGCTAACGGAAGGCTTTCTGAATATGTGGGCAAAAATAAGTCAG GTGAAGCCTAAGAAGATTGAGAAGACTACATGTAACTTGGAAAG TTACAAAGCAAGACTGTGTGGAATGATCCTCAGAGAAGACTCTGTGGCAAAAGTTGTCAAAAACCGGATTTACTCTGTGGCTATCCATCCATCCGAAAGCAGGACTTTGGTGGCGGCTGGAGACAAGTGGGGGCAGATTGGCCTCTGGGATTTG GACTGCAAGCTGGAAGATGGAATACATGTCTTCACACTTCACACCCAGCCAGTTAGCTGTATGAATTTTTCTTCATTCAATCCTGCTCATCTTCTGTCCCTGAGCCATGATGGCACGTTACGATGTGGGGATGTAACCAGAGCAGTCTTTGATGAG GTATACAGAAATGAGCAGTACAGTCTCTCCTCATTTGACTTCCTGGCAGATGATGCCTCCACGCTGATAGTGGGAATGTGGGATGGAGAGGTGGCTGTAGTGGACCAAAGAACACCAGGAAATTCCTCTGAGCTTTCTGCAGATCTTAATTCAAAGACGAGGACTGTCCATGTTCATCCAGTCAGCAGAAATTATTTCATTACTGCTGGAGCAAG GGATGTTGGTATTTATGATGTTCGGCACCTGAAGAAAAGTGGAGGCAGGCCTGTAGTCTCTCTCACAGGGCACACGAAGAGTGTTGCTTCGGCTTATTTTTCACCCCTTACTGGCAACAGAGTGGTGACAACTTGTGCTGATGATACATTGAG GGTCTTTGGAACCAATTGTTTAACATCTTTAGCACCTATTCTCACCACTATCAG GCATAACAGCAACACGGGACGGTGGCTAACAAGGTTCAGAGCTATATGGGATCCCAAAAGAGATGACTGCTTTGTGGTGGGAAGTATGTCTCGACCCAGGCAAATCCAGGCCTTTCATGCTATGGGAGAACTGGTGCATTCCTTCTCCAGCGAAGACCATCTTGCCTCGGTTTGCTCAGTCAGTGCTTGCCACCCTAGCAGGTACATTTTAGCTGGTGGCAATTCCAGTGGCCGCCTTCATGTTTTCAAAGAATGA